AATGGCTATGCCGACCGCGCGCAACTCGAACAACTACTGATAAATTTATTAAAAAATGCCCATGAATCAGGCTCAGCACCCAGTGACATTCAATTACAGGTTGAAACGGCCAATGAAGGTTCACAACAAGGCCATTTAATAAGCGTCAACGATGGTGGAAAAGGTATGAGCGAAACCGTAATGAACAATGCGCTACTGCCATTTTATTCCACTAAAAGCAGTGGTACAGGCTTAGGATTGGCATTGTGCCGTGAAATTGCTGAGGCCCATCAAGGTAAAATTAGTATATTTAATCGCAACGAAGGCGGTGTTAGCATTAAGGTGTGGTTACCTTTGATGAGTTATCGCTAAGTTTCATTACGATTGATTGAACACAATAGAAGTTTGAAGTGTTTGCTTTTTAGGTGCACTAGCGTACAGAGCATGTAATTTAAATTAGATAAACTTCGATGTGTGCTGATGACATGGGTGTTGTCGGCGAAAAACGTTCAGAGGTTATTATGCAAAACACTGCTCACAATAAAAGAAGTACCGACAAAAAGCCCGAAGAAGCTCAAACGCCAACGACAGCCAACCACCCTCAATATAAAAAGCCTAAACAAGGGCCAAAGTAGTAACTTATTACGTTTAATGAATAAAACACGCTTTAAATACTAAAAAGACGTATCACCAGATACGTCTTTTTAGTATTTAAATAATGATTTACTTCTTAATTTTATCTTTAGCTAAAATGAAACTTGCTGTGGTTTCGAGCATAAGTTTTAAATTAACAGATGTGTTTAGCATTAAAAACCGCTTTTCAAATTGGCATCGGCGTGAGCTTTGGTATTTTTGTAGGTGCAAGCCTGCTTGCGAAGGCGAGCAAAGCTCGGCCGCTTTTTCATCGGTATAAAATAGTGTGCTTGTAATAAGTTGTAAGAAAATCAGATTTGTATCTTATTGTCTATTATGAAGTTTATCAGTAACCTTGCTAATTATTGCATTTAAAAATGTGAAATAGAGGTTGAAGTTAAGTGTTACTTTTTATGATCAAAGGCAAAAAAAGACCAGAACAGACTAATTTTGGTAAAAACCGTATTATTTAAGTTGTTGTTTTAAATTCATTAAGATTGACAGTCCTTAAGTATGTGTACAACGTAAAGATCATGTTGTTTGCGCTTCTCACTTACTATGAATGACTAAAACTCCTTACTTAGCGAGTCTGTTACAAGCTTTAGGTTAGCTTACAGTAGTTGCGATAGTGGGCTTTGCACGGCATTGCCTCCTTGCTTTAGCACATGAGTATAAATTTGCGTGGTTTTTACATCGGAATGCCCTAGCTGCTCTTGCACAGTGCGGATATCCATACCCGCTTGTAACAAGTGGGTGGCGAAAGAGTGGCGTAAAGTGTGGCAGCTAACATGCTTGCCGATAGCCGCTTTGCGGGAGGCACTCTTGACTGCCTTTTGCAAACCTGACTCATCAATATGATGGCGACGCAGCAATGTAGAATCAGGATCAATGCTTAGTTTGCCGGATGGAAATAAATACTGCCAGCCAAGCTCTTTTGGCGCACTGGGATATTTTCGGGCTAAAGCAAAAGGTAACCAAACCCCAGCATAATCTGCAGTTTCCAGATCTTGCTGATAATAAGCCTCGACCAAGGAAGTTTGGCGTTTTAATGCCGGCACCAGCTCAGGCGCTAAGGTCACCCGACGGTGCTTACCACCTTTACCATGATGGATAGGTAATCAAAATCAATGGCCGCAACCCGTAACCGCACCGCCTCCATTAACCGCAAACCGCTACCATATAACAATTGCGCCAGTAGCAAATAGCCAGGATCAATTTCTCTTAACAGACGTTTGATTTCGTCTTTGGTTAATACAACAGGCAGTTTTCTCGGCTTACTTGATTGATTAAAATTAAGGTTAAGTGATAACGGCCGCTGTAAAATCTCTTTATACAAAAAACTGAGTGCATTTAGTGCCAATGCTTGTGTTTGCACTGCAACATGCCGATTGACTGCAAGGTAGGTTAAAAACTGCTCTACATGTTGCTCCGCTAAGTCTTTAGGGTGCTGCTTTTTATGAAATAAAATATAAAAACGGATCCAATGTAAATACGTTTCCACCGTGCGCTTAGCATAGCGGCGTTTGTACATCTCTTCAGTTACGAAGTCTAAAAAAGGTGATTGCGTTGGCATTTTTATACTCCACTAATAACTACTGTTTAAGTGTACAGTTATTCAAAAAATGTCAAGCCGCTCTTGTTAGACGGATGTTTACGTATTTTCACTTAACGTTATAAAATTAATTTTATAACGTGTTGTCTGTAGTGAGTTTTTTGGTTAATGTATTGCCAAATAAATTTACAACTACGGAAAAGTCCGTTTTTAAATACGGAAAGTTCCGTCGAATAAGCGTTATGCATAGGGAGAAATAATGCAACATTATCCACCAGAACATCGAAAAGAGGACTTTCATTGCCCTTTGTGTGGGGTTTATGCAAAGCAACATTGGGGGAATGGTTATCATGACCTGTGGGGGAATTACCGCCAAAATGCCATGACTGTTGCAACATGCTCACATTGTGAAAAACTGTCTTACTGGCTAGATGGTCGAATGATTTATCCATCAACAGGAACAGTAGAACTTCCAAGCCCTGACCTTCCAGAAAACTGCCTGCAGGATTATGAAGAAGCGCGAGATATTGTGGCAAGATCTCCTAAAGGGGCTGCGGCCTTGCTTCGATTATGCATTCAGAAGCTAATGGTTCATTTAGGGCTGCCAGGCAATAATATCAATAATGATATTGCCTCTTTAGTTGAAGCGGGCCTTCCTCCTTTGGTCCAGAAGTCTCTAGATATCTGTCGTGTTGTTGGCAACAACGCAGTACATCCGGGAGAAATAGATTTAAATGATTCCCCAGAAATAGCAAATCATCTTTTCCGGCTTGTAAATCTAATTGTTCAGGATCGAATAACTCGACCCAGAGAAGTAGAAGAGCTCTACGGCTCCTTGCCTGAGGGAGCTAGAGAAGCTATAGAGAGGCGTGATGCATAACAAGTTGCTGCACTCGGAAAAATTACTCGCTGCGCTCCCAATTTTCCGGTGAGCAAGGCGTTAGAGCACCAGCATATAACTCAGGGAGCAGCATGAACGAAATTGAACTGATTAGCTTTATTACACCTACTATTGGGATTAGTGTTGGTGTGATGTTAGCGCTTATGTTTTTTAGAGAGTGGAGAAAGTCACGTGATAGAGATTTTGCATTCAGAAAAGAAGAGCTTCATTTGCGACAGGTCGAAATTGAAACAGGAAAGAACTCGATAAATATAGAAAATGCGAATGGTTCGGATACTGACTTAGGTGGCTATATAACTGTAGATATGCCAGAAGAACGAAAATCACTTTTCCATGACTTATTAAAAGGTTTTGAAGATTACGCTGCTCTTAAAGGATATAAGGTCAACGTTTCAATTGATTCTTCTTTAAATGGTAAAATATCATTCAAGATAGTTGTAAATGATTTTGGAATTGTTGGTAACAGAGATAGCGTAAAAAAGGATTTAAACGAATTCATTACCAAGATTCAAAAAGGTGAGCCTCTCGATGATCTTGAATCGGTTTCAGGGGATTTGGTGCATTCTGGATTGCTAATGGCCCTAAAAAATAGAATTAGTATGCTTCAAGGTCAATATGAAGTGCAGTCAAACATTAATGATTACTATAAGTCTTTCTTTGCACAATTACCTACCCAAAGTGTAAGTCATACTCAACCGATACATATTTACAATGGAGGACATGAAATGGATCAAAGAAAATATATCGCAAATAACTCAGCAAATGTAATGCAGGGGGATAACCACTCTAATTTAGTTGAAGGCAACAATATTAATATTGGCTCTACATTCGCTGAAAAAAATGAAAGAGTTCAAGGTTTAGAAGAGCTTATTGCCTTACTAAAGCAAGGTGATATTCAAGAAAAAGATAAAGCGTTACGTCACTTAGAAAATGCCAAAGAAGAGTTGACGGATGAGGCTGAGCCGGATGAAGGTACTATTGGTAAGTGGTTAAATAAAGCCACGGGTATTTTAAAGTATGCAGATAAAGGCTCTGAACTATTTACAAAAGCAAAAGAAGTTATGACTGGGTTCGGCATCGAAGTATAGTGCTCTAACAAGAGACTATGGCGTCAATAGCTAATTTTAAACTTTTGGCGCTTCCCACATTACCCTGTCTCTGAGCATCGAATTTAAGATCACAATCATCTTCCTGACACACGCAATAAGCGCTACTTTTTTCGGTTTCCCAGCAGCAACCTATCGCTGATAAGTTGATTTAAAAACAGGATTTGATTGGATGGCTGACATCATCGCCATGTATAAAACGGTGCGTACTTGATGTCGACCACCCTGAATTTTGCGCAGCCCTTTATAGCGGCCACTTTCGCGATTCATAGGCGCAACGCCAACCAATGCACCGGCTTCTTTATTCGACATATAGCCAAGCTCAGGTAAGTTACTGATGATGGAGGCAGCGGCAATTTTACCAATGCCTTTCATGCTTTGCAGAATCGTGTTTTTGGCTGAATATTCAGGGCATGATTCAATGAGTGTTAGAATTTTATTTTCAATTTTTTCAATCTGATTTTTAAAGGCCGTTAAAATAGGTTTGATGGTTGAAATCAGCTCTTTTGGTAAAATTTGCAGGCGGTTTTTTTCCATCGTTTGCATGACTAACAGCTGATTTCTTCTGGCAACCAAATCACTCATAGTCTGCATAATGTCAGGCTTTAGGGTGGAGAGTGTGGGTTTAATTGCTTCGCCATAATGTGCAATTAACTGTGCATCCAGCATATCGGTTTTAGCGCGTTGACCAATGGCACCAGCAAAGCGTTTTATGTGTATTGGGTTGGCAATGACAAAAGGTAAATTGGCCTTTGCACATGCAATAATAAAGGGCATTTCAAGGCGGCCAGTGGCTTCAATAATGATGCGGTTTGGAGAGTGAATTTTGATTTTTTAATTGCCTCAGCAATCCCTTTTTCATCGTTCTTAACGGTGAAATAGATATCAAGAGGGCGAATATAAATATCGAGTTGAAATTTGCCGGTATCGACACCGACATTAATGTTTTGATTAGTATTTGTTTTCATAATAAGCTAACTCTTGCTTGCATAATGCGGGTTCGAGACCCAGTAGACTATTCGAGTGTGATGCTTGGAGTCTTTTGTGGCGGTCATTCTTGTTATCGGTCTCTCAACAGAGGATCCATCGCTCAATCGAACTACCACAAAAGAGAGCTTTAGTTGCAGCTAAAGCCTGGGTCTCACATTACCCGAACTCGGTTTAAAAGAATAATTTGATGGGTTTATTATCCATACAAACGCTTCAACGTGACAAATAACGCTTGGCTTGTCGCGTTGCGCCAAAGTATAGCCAAGCGTTATTTGCTCGTTAAGCGGGCGTTGAGGCTTTAGAATTACTCATTTGGTCAAGTTTTTAGGTGCTTTAAGGGGTCTCAAATGCATTGCTTAGTACGAGATTATCGCTTAGAAAGCGATACAGGAGGTCAAAAAAATGGCCAAATTTATAAAAATAGAAATTCTACAGCCTCGTTAGGCTTTCAGGAGGCATTGTGATTCGTAATGCAGTGAGTAAGGATGCTACTTCAATTGCTGAAATATATAATCATTATATTTCAGATACTGTTGTTACATTCGAAACAGAAATGATATCTGCTGAAGATATTCTTAATCGTATATCTAAAGTTCAATCAGATGATTTACCGTGGTTAATTGCCGAAGATTCTTCGGGTGCCTTAATTGGTTATGCTTATGCTACCAAATGGAGAGAGCGTTTTGCTTATCGTTTTTCAGTCGAGGTTACTGTTTATTTATCGCCAAAATGTATCGGTAACGGCGTAGGTTCACAACTCTATGATGCTTTATTCTCAGAGTTAAAATCTCGTTCTATCCATTCTGTGATTGGTGGCATTACATTGCCTAATCCAGCTAGCGTCGCTCTCCATGAGAAATTTGGCTTAGAAAAAGTTGCACATTTTAAACAGGTTGGTTTTAAATTTGAGCAATGGAAAGATGTTGGTTACTGGCAAGGTGTATTAAAAGCCTAACAAGAAATTAAACAAGGACAAAAAACAGTTGGTTTTTGCTCCTTCGTCGCTTATTTTAACCAACTATTTTTTGCCTGTTAATTAGGCGTTGAGGCTGTAGAATTACTTATATTAGGAACTAATTCTACACTTCTTTAATTGCTCAAATTTTAACCTTGAACCCACTGGGTGTCTGTGATCTAATAGATATTATTCACCCACGGTAACCTGTTATGGCCAACTACAAGCCTGACTTATCCTGCCAAAATAAATTCATTCCAATCAATTTCGCTGAGCAAATTTTGCCTGGCACATTTGAATATGCCCTTTGTTATATTGTCGAAAATAAACTCGATTTGTCGGGGTTTGATGCGTGGTATCACAATGATAAAACGGGTGCTGCGGCGTATTCACCTGCAGTGATGCTCAAAATTATTTTACTCGGTTATGCACATGGTTTTATTAGCAGTCGGCGTATGAAAACAATATTTTGTTCATGAGACTCTTTTGCAAGAAATAGCGGGCGATGTTCAGCCACATTACACCTCGATAGCTGCTTTCGTGGCTAAAATGCACCAGCAAATTGAACCGCTGTTTACCCAAGTGCTGATGATTTGTGATGAAGAAGGGTTAATTGACCGTAATATGTTTGCTATTGATGGCTGTAAATTAAAATCGAATGCGAGTAAGGAGTGGAGTGGTACATTCGATGAATTAAGCCGCAAAAAAGCAAAGCTAGAACGGGCAAGCAAACGCATTATTGAGCGTCATCAAGCGCAAGATGGCCTAAGTGAAGAACTGATAACTCAGGACTTAAAGCAAAAAGAAAAACTCGATAAAAGTGCCGCTAAAATCACTGAATTTCTCGCCACTCATCAAGAAAAAACAGGCAGTAAAGGTAAGCCGGTTAAAAGTAATATCACAGACCCAGACAGCGCTAAAATGACCACCTCAAAAGGCACCATCCAAGGCTACAACGGCATTGCGATTAATGATGATAAACATCAGATTATCCTGCAAGCACAAGCGTGGGGTTCGGTGGGCGAGCAACAAACACTGCAACCCGCTGTTAAGCAATTAAAGCAGCAGCTCGATAAACTCCAAACTGAAAAACAAACAGACAAACACGCCATCAAATTCACCGCAGACAGTGGCTTTAATAGCGAAGCGAACCTCGAATTTATGGCGAAAAGTGGCTTTGATACTTACATAGCCGATAACCAATTTAGAAAACGCAACCCACTGTTTAAAGAGAGCGAAACCTACGAAACAGAGCAAGAAAAGCGCCGATTAAAACGCAGTAAAGGTAAGCCGCGGTTATTTACCTCGGATGACTTCCACTATGATGAAGTAACCCAAACCTGCCGCTGCCCCGCAGGCAATGAGATGTGGCGAAGTGGTATCAATGTCAACAGCCATCATCAACAATACACCCGATTCTGCGGTTACTTAAAAGACTGTAAAATCTGCCCACTGCAACAACAATGTATGCGAAAGCCACCGATAAAAACAGGACGGCAAGTGCAGTTTAAGAATGATGAATCCCGCAAAAAAGTCAGTTACATCGACAAAATGAAAGTAAAAATAGACAGCCCAATGGGACGACGACATCTTTTTATTCATGGAATAGCAAACGACTCGGCTGTATCGAACCTGCTTTCCTTTAAATAAAAGGCGGAATATCACCGTCAATAAAGGCATGAATAAATTGACCTTGCGTGGTCAAACGAAAGTGAATGCCCAGTGGCAACTGTATTGCTTGGTTCATAATATAGAAAAGCTGCAAAACAGGATGCATTAAGCAGGGGAAACCCTTTTTACACTTAAAAAGCCTTAAAACCCCCACATAAACCGCAAGAAAACCCATCTAAAACCCCGATTTAAAATCTCACCTCAAAACAGCCTAAACGATTGAATCAAAATAGGAACTAAGTTATGGTTTGCTGATTAATAAAAACAAATTAAAAACGAGTAAATCTACAGGCTCGTTAGCCCTCAAGGAGGATGTATGAAATCAGCACTTTTAGTTGTAGATGTACAGAATGGAATTTTTGGTTCAAGTAATCCACCGTACCTCTCTGAAGACGTGGTTGGAAATATCAATAAACTCGTAAGTTATGCGGACATAAGCAAACTTAAAACGGTTTTCATACAGCATGAAATACCTGGAATGCTTGAAGCTGGAAGTGATTCTTGGCAACTATTTTCCGGTTTGACACTTGTAGAGTCTGGTATCAAAATTCGAAAAAAGTCTCCAGATTCGTTTCAAGGTACTAGTCTGGGTGAGTATTTAGAAGGCAGTGAAGTTGAACATGTCATTATTTGTGGATATTCGACGGATTTCTGTATTGATAGAACAGCATTTAGTGCAGCTAGTCGAGGCTATAAAGTTACCTTAGTAGATGATGCCCATACAACACATAGCAAACCTCATTTGGATGCATCTTCAATTATTGCTCACCATAGCTTTACGTTATCAAAGCATCCCAGTATATCTTTAGTATCCACGGAAACATTGACCACGGGCTAACAAGTGCTTGCATAGGACAAAGTACAGTAGTCACTTTTTGTGCAAAAAGACGCACAAAAGCCGCCAACTGCACTTTGCCCATGAGGCAGGCGTTGAGGATGTAGAATTTCTCTTTTTTAAGAAAAACAGGCTGTTTTCTGGGTTCCAAATGCATTACCTAATGCCTTAAAAGCGCTTAGGATTGGTTACAGGAACTCGTTTTTTAATTGAATTTGGCTGTAGGAGTTATTCTACAGCCTCGTTAGCATACTTATTGTAGTTTCGGGCTGTAATACTATATGGAAATAATAAATGAGATTTTTTAAGTTAAGTTTTCTTGGGGTATTTTTGACTGTGCTGTTAGCTTGTACCGATAGCCCTCAACAAGCTGATCCAAACTTTATACCTAAAAATACCCACAAAACTTTTTCTCAAAACAATAGCCCTGTTGTAGTTGTAGATGAAGCACACAATAATTTCCTAACAGCAAGTGGACGATATAGCCCATTTGTGCAGGTTCTTGAAAGCGATGGTTATACCGTTCGGCCGAATAGCAGCCGCTTTTCATTAGCCACACTACATGATGCTGATTTATTGGTTATTGCCAATGCGTTAGATAGAAATAGAAAAGACTGGAATCCACCTTTTACTGAAGCATTAAACAATGAAGAAGTTTTAAGTATTAAAAAGTGGGTCTTGGAAGGTGGAGCGCTTTTATTAATCGCAGACCATGCACCTTTTCCCCGTGTTATTGAAAATTTAGCGCGTGAATTTGGCTTTGAATTTAGTAACGGTCATGTCGGTAATGCGATGTTTCGCGCTAGGGACAAGACGCTCGCTGAACATCCCATTACGTCTAAAACCCGGCAGCTAGAGCAAAATTTTTATCCAGCTACCGCTGCACCTGAAATGCCAGAAATAACTATGCAACCTAATCGTATAGAGCAGGTTAAAACCTTTGGCGGCTCAGCTTTCAAAACTCCGCCTGAGGCTACTTCACTTTTAAATCTTGGTGAAGGGGCTGTTTCTATAGTTCCTGATGTGCCTTTTCAAGTGAATGCTGATACTGCAAGGGTGCCTGTGCAAGGTTGGAGTCAAGGTGCTGTACTGGAGGTCGGTAAAGGTCGAATAGCTGTATTTGCTGAGGGTATGATGTTTTCATCTCAACTAGATACTAAAACAGGGAAAACATTTGGATTAGCGTCTAAAGGTGCTGAACAAAATGAAGAGTTTCTATTAAATGTTATGGGTTGGCTTGCAGGTGCCATTTAACAGTGCGAGTCGAAAAGTATACTAACAAAGCATTGCACCGGACAAGCCGGTGAATGCGGCGTTGAGGCTGTAGAATTACTTATATTAGGAACTGATTCTACACTTCTTTCTTTGCTCGATTTTTAACCTTGAACCCACCGAGTAACTGTGATCTAATAGATATTATTCACCCATGGTAACGTGTTATGGCCAACTATAAGCCTGACTTATCCTGCCAAAATAAATTCATTCCTATCAATTTTTCAGAGCAAATTCTGCCAGGCACCTTTGAGTATGCCCTTTGTTATATTGTTGAAAATAAACTCGATTTAACGGGGTTTGATGCATGGTATAACAACGATAAAACAGGTGCGGCTGCGTATCCGCCTTCAGTAATGCTAAAGATAATTTTACTTGGCTATGCACATGGTTTAATCAGTAGCCGCCGGATTGCTAAGGCGTGTGAGAACAATATCTTGTTCATGAGTGTGTCGGGCGATATTCAGCCGCATTACACATCAATAGCGAGTTTTGTGGCTAAAATGCACGAACAGATTGAACCACTGTTTACTCAAGTGCTGATGATATGTGATGAAGAAGGCTTAATTGGCCGTAATATGTTTGCTATTGATGGCTGTAAATTAAAATCAAATGCGAGCAAAGAATGGAGCGGTACGTTCGATGAACTCGGCCGTAAAAAAGCAAAACTAGAACGCGCAAGTAAACGCATCATTGAACGCCATCAAGCCCAAGATGGCCTAAGTGAAGAGCTGGTCACACAGGACTTAAATCAAAAAGAAAAACTGGATAAAAGCGCAGAGAAAATCACTGATTTTTTAGCGACACATGAGGAAAAAATAGGCAGTAAAGGGAAGCCTGTTAAAAGTAATATTACCGACCCTGATAGCGCGAAAATGACCACCTCAAAAGGCACAATCCAAGGTTATAACGGCATAGCAATAAATGACGACAAGCACCAAATACGTTCTTTGGGTAAAGAGGGCAAGCACAAACGTGTGGCTCAGTGGGAGAGCAACAAACCTTACAGCCAGCCGTTGAGCAATTAAAACAACAGCTTAATAAACTCAACGCAAACCGAACGTCAAAGGAGCAGGCCATCAAATTCACCGCAGACAGTGGGTTTAACAGTGAAGTGAATCTTGAATTTATGGCGCAAAGTGGCTTTGATACTTACATTGCCGATAACCAATTTAGAAAACGAAACCCGCTGTTTAAAGACAGTGAAACGTATGAAACAGAGCAAGAAAAACGCCGACTAAAAAGGCGTAATGGCAAGCCTCGCTTATTTACCTCAGAGGACTTTCATTATGATGAAACGACACAAACCTGCCTCTGCCCTGCAGGCAATGACATGTGGCGAAGCGGCATCAATGTCAACAGCCATCATCAACAATACACCCGATTCTGCGGTTACTTAAAAGACTGTAAAATTTGCCCACTGCAACAACAATGTATGCGAAAGCCACCGATAAAAACAGGACGGCAAGTGCAGTTTAAGAATGATGAATCCCGCAAAAAAGTCAGTTACATCGACAAAATGAAAGTAAAAATAGAC
This genomic stretch from Pseudoalteromonas tunicata harbors:
- a CDS encoding DUF4145 domain-containing protein — translated: MQHYPPEHRKEDFHCPLCGVYAKQHWGNGYHDLWGNYRQNAMTVATCSHCEKLSYWLDGRMIYPSTGTVELPSPDLPENCLQDYEEARDIVARSPKGAAALLRLCIQKLMVHLGLPGNNINNDIASLVEAGLPPLVQKSLDICRVVGNNAVHPGEIDLNDSPEIANHLFRLVNLIVQDRITRPREVEELYGSLPEGAREAIERRDA
- a CDS encoding arsinothricin resistance N-acetyltransferase ArsN1 family B, producing MIRNAVSKDATSIAEIYNHYISDTVVTFETEMISAEDILNRISKVQSDDLPWLIAEDSSGALIGYAYATKWRERFAYRFSVEVTVYLSPKCIGNGVGSQLYDALFSELKSRSIHSVIGGITLPNPASVALHEKFGLEKVAHFKQVGFKFEQWKDVGYWQGVLKA
- a CDS encoding isochorismatase family protein, yielding MKSALLVVDVQNGIFGSSNPPYLSEDVVGNINKLVSYADISKLKTVFIQHEIPGMLEAGSDSWQLFSGLTLVESGIKIRKKSPDSFQGTSLGEYLEGSEVEHVIICGYSTDFCIDRTAFSAASRGYKVTLVDDAHTTHSKPHLDASSIIAHHSFTLSKHPSISLVSTETLTTG
- a CDS encoding DUF4350 domain-containing protein translates to MRFFKLSFLGVFLTVLLACTDSPQQADPNFIPKNTHKTFSQNNSPVVVVDEAHNNFLTASGRYSPFVQVLESDGYTVRPNSSRFSLATLHDADLLVIANALDRNRKDWNPPFTEALNNEEVLSIKKWVLEGGALLLIADHAPFPRVIENLAREFGFEFSNGHVGNAMFRARDKTLAEHPITSKTRQLEQNFYPATAAPEMPEITMQPNRIEQVKTFGGSAFKTPPEATSLLNLGEGAVSIVPDVPFQVNADTARVPVQGWSQGAVLEVGKGRIAVFAEGMMFSSQLDTKTGKTFGLASKGAEQNEEFLLNVMGWLAGAI